The DNA window TATTTGATTTGGTGTTAAACGACCCTGACAGCAAACACTCATAAGCAACTTTAGGAAACAATTCCCCAAACTGACATTTatatttgggattttgggggtaatctgtatttttttgctCTGTCTTCTTTTGGGATTCTGGAGAAATGTCTGGTGAAAGGAGAGGTGGGGGAGTTTGGACGAGCTACCAGAATGGAAAACGGTGAGACTCCTTAAGAGACACCCCACAAGAAAGACCCCATGAAAGACTTTCATGGGGAAAGAAATGGCACAGCAGTGGCAAATGCGATatttaaagatgttttaaagGCATGTAACCTGTAGGCCGatggctgctgctgtctctggcGTGTCCAGGGCTGCAGGTCAGGGGTCTGAAGGCTGCCGGAGCCcaggcctgctgctgcccctgctgcgggctggggcttttggggtccaCCGTGCTGGCAGCAAGAGACGAGGGGAGCCCAGAGCGAGGACGGGAAaccggggagggggctggagcaggagcgGAGCAGGCCTGGGGACACCGGGGCTGCGGGGAACGGAGGGTCCCGGGGGCTGAGGAACGCCGGGGTGGCACCGAGAACCGGGAGCCGAGGCCCTGCCTGCGGCCGGCCGGCTGCGGACCCGGCCCCCGCGCGTCGCCGCTGCCATGGGGACGGGAACGGGGCTGGGAACGGGGCGGGCCGGGCCGAGGGCTCGGCCCCCGAAAGCGAGGGCGTTTCCATGGGGGCGAGGTCCCCTGTCAGCCCCAGGAAGCCCCTGCCGCCGGGATAAAGTGCGAATTTATCAGTTCACGCCGAAAATCAAGTGTTTAATGTCCGAAGAGCACTTGATGCGTTTAACACTCGTTTAACCCCTAAACAGGCAACCTTGGGTAACACCGGGCATGTAGCTGGAATCTGTTAATACTCACTGCAAAATAAAGGCTTTTAGAAAAACCCTTACTCCAAAATACGTGATTTTCACATTTTAGAGATCCAAGGCCCTGATTTTCCCGGTGCCACACTGGTACAAGTCGATGCTGCATGTGCAGATTTACCCcaggctgtgcccaggagcagacCCAGTgctgggctgtccccagccccagcttgcCTGGTGGTGAGGAAAGCTCCAGTACCACAAAAAAAGACCCTTCACGGTGCTTGACACTGCAGTAACAGGTAGTTTCTGTcaaattgtctttaaaaatgaCTTGTTGGAGTCAGCACCTTCCAGAAAACCTCCCCTCTGGTGAATTATAGTCTATATTTAATAAatgtattacatatatatatatatatttattcctgCACTGCAGAGGGCTTGGTTTGAGCTTTAACCAGTGTGCCTTTTCAGTTCTGGTACCAGCAGCTCAGTGCGAGGaggtccccagctgctgctcagcaccgGCTGGGCCTGGGGCTGTGTCCTGGGAGCCCCTCCGGTGGCTGGGCTAAGCAGGACCGAGTGCTCAGGCAGTCCCGTGTTCCCTAAATTGTCCCCCCCTGCCCATTCAGTCCTCCTCGCTACGGGTTTTTGTCCTTGGCACTCAGAAGAGCCAGCCCTCAAACAGCATAATACTGTGCCCATTGTAAATGAAGGGTCTTTTGCTGCAGGCCTTGCAATAGCCGTGCAGAGGTCAGCTCAATAGcatgggcaaaaaaaaaacacagttcaggcagaaaaataaactgtctCCATTATTGAAAATGGAgacaaatttcttctttctgcaaaCCTTACTCTGGCCTTTTAATAGCCCTGCTGAGGTCCACTGGATAGCACaggcaaaaagcagaaaaattgtAGGATTGGtccttaaaacattttcatcttAGTACACACTACCCGTAccagctttattttttgtaacGAGCAGGAACTCcttcatggtttttttttgttggtggtggtttttgtttttttttttacatatagcTAAACCATAATATGCAAAATGATGCATGTTTATAAAGTGTACAATGAAGTCCATTTTTCAACAATGGCAATAAACAGGTTGTTCCACGACCTGCATTTGGCTATGCAGACCATTGCTGAGGAAGAGAACATGCTAACCATTGATCTAGGGCCTGAGGACACTGCTTGGGAGCACTGTGCTACTGCCAATGGTGCAAATGTCAATCTCAATCCAGTGGCAGAAGCCTTTTGGACGGCTGCTGTACTGCATTACTGACATTATTTTAAACCCATAAATTCTCAAATGTGTCTTTGGGAGCTTTAGCAGAAAACACCACGTGGTATGTGCTCTGCTTTACAGGGTTTTATAACTAAGGCTGACaatacaaaataagaaaacacgAAGAAAAAGTCCAAAGCCTTCTCTAAAGTTGGCCAGGATTCATTCCTAGTGTCTCAGGCATGCAAACAGCTACTGTGCTCTAAGGATTGGATAACTGCCCTAAATATAGGCAGTGGCTTTTAAATGGCTGTCCTACAGATAACCTGCAAATCTGCCTTCTTTCATTGCCAGTCAGAGCCAAGAGCTCAGTGCTCACTTTTGTGCACCTTGGGCTAAGGATGCGTGTCAGTACCGCCCTTCAGCGAAAGGAATTGTTCTGTACCCTTCAGttaattctgcatttttggCCTTGGTCTCAGTATGCTGTGCATGGCTGtaaaacactgcttttttagAAGAGGGATGCACAGAGTGCATGACTGCAGCGTACAGTGGCTGGTGTTGGAGGAAAACATTGCGGCAGATACCCTTAAAACTTCCATACAATTTCCTCACAGTATCATCCCCATATCATTCTGCACGTTGCAGAATTTTCTTAACCTCAACATAAAATCCCATGGCAACATCTCCCTTGTCCCAGTATGGACTCCTCTATCCCCTGTTCCCAAATCTGCCGGCACAACCGCGCTTGGAACAtcctcctggcagctccaggcTGTGATTTTAACCATCACCagccaagcagcagctctgccttctcGCAGGGCAGAGAGGAGATGGGTTGCCAGCTTCAGAGGCAACATGGATTTTCCAAGGGGAagaagtggctttttttttttgccagcagaACCAGACAGGTAACTGTTCCTCGTGTGAGAATAAATACACCTCTGTCCTCTGAAGGCACACACAGGTGGAAGACACAGCCTCTCTGCTTCGCAGGCAGACACAACGTGTCCATGAGGTTAGCTCGAGTCTACGGCATCTCTAAGTCTGTGAAATCCTTTTGCTGCTGAACGAGGAGGGAGGCACCAGGCCTTTTAAACCAGAGTCCCGTTCTTACTGTCATATTTCAGCCTGGGCCGGGGGAAGTTGAGGGTGGCATACTCTGTGGCATTCTGCATCTGCAAGTTCTTCACCTCCTCCGCGGAGCGCTCCCGGACCTTGGTGAACACCTGGATGTCTGCGTAATGAATGCTGTCGTCCTGCTTCATGTTCTTGGGTTTACTCACAGTGGCGTAGACGGGAGACTCCGAGACATTTTCGTACGTTGGAGCCTTTGGGGAGAAAAAGCTCCAGATGGTCAGCTCTGGGCTACTGCTACACCTGCCCAGATGCCTGCatgctgcccccagcacccccagccctctgACATCTCCTGCTCAGAGAGACAGGTTTCATCCTACTGCTTCCACTGcacttttaggggaaaaaatcgTTTCCACATTGTTCCCAGAGCCAAACCCAGCCTACATCAGATGAGACATTTCACAGCTGTGGATAATGGCCCCACATCTCCCTGACCCCTCTAGGCCAGGAGGTGATGGTCAGCTCTGTCCTGTCAGTATCCCGTAAGCAAAACAACTCTGGGAAGCTGTTTACCTTCCTGCCAGGCTGGTGCTGTTGGCTCTCGTGTCTCACATCGGttcctgaaaaagaaacaccagCGGATCAGGTTAACACAACTGTTTATTGTTCCATCTCTGAATTCAGAAATGCAGCATCTGGCACACGGGCTCTCTCCACTGGACGCAAATCAAATTTCCACCCCATCTGACATCTTCAGCCCTAACGCTGTCTTTGAGGCCTGCCTCCGAGAAGAAAGCCTGGGcttgtttctttggaaaaaataaggtTTCCTGGGATGACAACATGCTGTGGACCGCAATGTTCTTGGCAGAACCTAGGAGGactcacacagcacagagaGCTTCCTTGTCAGGCCCTTGAAGAAGTCAGATCCAGTTTTAACTTTGTTatttcctctgctgcctgcaaacATATTTTGCCCAGCATGGTCCAAAGGCCACAGGACACAACTGGGCTATGTAGGACCCCCCTTTATCCTGGGACACTGATATTCAGATGGATGTTTGTGGCACTTAGGGGAGTTTGACGCAGCTTCTGCTTTGCTGCCTCTTGAGAGCACTCACACGCTTTTCGATGTGAGACTTTGGTATTTTAAAGACACTTCTGaagccccttccctcccccttgCCGAGCTCCATGGCATATCATACCCCTCGCtgtaaattttaatgaaattttgcCTCTTGCCTCTGCTCTTGAGAAAGGTTAGGTACAGAAGAATTTGTGAGAGCACCTCAGCCTTAGGGGTCCATTTACAGCCAGCGCTGATGAATGCCAGCTAACCAGGGGCTGATTTATGCCCCCCGTTCTTGTGCTGTAGAGCATCTTCACAAATCCTTaccttgcttttccttcttccttttaaaaagtgaaagacAGTTCCTGAAATGAGAGAGAGACGTCAGCCCGGAGAAGCCCCAGCCTCTGCTCTCATAACACGCAAAACCAAATGCACCACCCCAGGGTACTGCATCCATGCTGTTTGTGGTGTCTGGGGCTGCCAGGACGCCCTGAACAGCTCCAtgggctccagccctgctggtggaatGAGGCACCCTCTGAACCTGAGCAGCTTTTGTAGGGAAAAGGTCCAAGGGAGAGACGTGGGGCTGCATATCCTTCTTTTGTGAGTCATCTACTGTGCCCTATAGACACCCACAAGGCTCCTTGCTGTCCTGCCCTGTCTGGTTGTCCCGATGGACCTGCATCAGTGTGAGTGGGAACAGATTTCACTGTGGTTTTGCAACTGCGTTTCCACAGCTCAGTGGCCAAAGATGTGGGGTGCTGAGCGTGATCTCAGCTAGCACAAAACGTTTCTCTTAGGGCCAGATGCTCTCATAGCCCC is part of the Anas platyrhynchos isolate ZD024472 breed Pekin duck chromosome 25, IASCAAS_PekinDuck_T2T, whole genome shotgun sequence genome and encodes:
- the C25H11orf52 gene encoding uncharacterized protein C11orf52 homolog isoform X1, whose protein sequence is MARTAPARRWRETRARETLPGSCRGPGRRKHGLCPATSRSCCAEEGATWATAAAAAARGTDVRHESQQHQPGRKAPTYENVSESPVYATVSKPKNMKQDDSIHYADIQVFTKVRERSAEEVKNLQMQNATEYATLNFPRPRLKYDSKNGTLV
- the C25H11orf52 gene encoding uncharacterized protein C11orf52 homolog isoform X2, giving the protein MGNRCSCGRPRNCLSLFKRKKEKQGTDVRHESQQHQPGRKAPTYENVSESPVYATVSKPKNMKQDDSIHYADIQVFTKVRERSAEEVKNLQMQNATEYATLNFPRPRLKYDSKNGTLV